The Polyodon spathula isolate WHYD16114869_AA chromosome 3, ASM1765450v1, whole genome shotgun sequence genome has a segment encoding these proteins:
- the LOC121312717 gene encoding LOW QUALITY PROTEIN: inositol monophosphatase 1-like (The sequence of the model RefSeq protein was modified relative to this genomic sequence to represent the inferred CDS: substituted 1 base at 1 genomic stop codon) — protein MSDVWQECMDHGVSAARKAGEVVREALKNEGCMSVMLKSSPADLVTETDQKVESLIISSIREKFPTHSFIGEESVAAGESSILTDNPTWIIDPIDGTTNFVHRFPFVAVSIGFAVKKELEFGVVYSCMEDKIYTARKGKGAFCNGVQLKVSGQEDITKSLIITELGSNRNPDTLKRVLANMDXLLCIPIHGIRAVGTAAVNMCLVATGGADAYYEIGIHCWDMAAAAVVVTAGSVVMDVTGK, from the exons ATGTCAGATGTTTGGCAAGAGTGTATGGACCATGGAGTGTCTGCTGCTAGAAAAGCTGGAGAA GTGGTTCgggaagctttaaaaaatgaaggctgtatgTCTGTAATGCTGAAAAGTTCTCCAGCTGATCTGGTAACAGAGACTGATCAGAAGGTGGAGTCGTTGATTATATCTTCAATCAGAGAGAAATTTCCAACTCACAG ttttattggaGAGGAGTCTGTGGCAGCAGGAGAATCTAGCATACTAACAGACAACCCCACTTGGATTATCGACCCCATTGATGGGACAACCAACTTTGTGCACAG atttcCATTTGTAGCCGTGTCTATTGGCTTTGCTGTGAAGAA agaGCTAGAATTTGGAGTTGTTTACAGCTGCATGGAGGACAAAATATACACTGCAAGAAAAGGGAAAGGAGCATTTTGCAATGGAGTGCAGCTAAAGGTCTCCGGGCAAGAAG ATATAACCAAATCACTTATAATTACTGAACTGGGCTCCAATCGAAACCCAGATACTCTGAAAAGGGTTCTTGCAAACATGGATTGACTTTTGTGCATTCCAATTCACGG AATCCGAGCGGTAGGAACAGCCGCAGTTAACATGTGCCTAGTGGCCACAGGCGGGGCAGATGCTTATTACGAAATTGGGATCCACTGCTGGGACATGGCAGCAGCTGCAGTCGTAGTTACAGCGGGAAGCGTTGTAATGGATGTCACTGGTAAGTAG